The genomic window AAAGGTCTCGAACACTGCAAATAGGTCAAGTGTATCATTATGTTCATCACAAGAACGATGAAGAAGGCAGGCCGGCAGAAGATGGATTATACAAAAGCACTTGCATTAATCACAGGTTTGGTCATGTATATGCCAAAACATATCTCAAATACAATTTAGTGCTACAAAATTCATTGTACATTCTCAGAAGTAGAGGCTGAGGCAATGCTCAAGAAACATTGCTTATACTTGCAGTTAGAAAGCCCTGCATGTTCCTTTTACTCGACTTGGAACTTCACGCACATTAGAATTGCTTTATGATTGCATACCCGAAGGAACTTGAGGTTCAGGGGGGACCGACGCTTCTATGGTCGAATAACTCGAAGATTCAGGAGGCACTGTGGCTTCTAAATTGGGAGAAGTTTGAGATTCGGGGGGGACTGAAGCTTCAACAATATTGACTGGCTTGAACTTGTTGATGTAGTAACTTAGAGGTGGTCCAGAGTAGTCTATGCTCTGAACTTGTGGTTGGTTCTTACCAACCAGGAGAAGAATGGAAGAGGCTGCAGCGATCGATAAGAGGGCCACGCCAGCAGTAATGGCCACAGTATTCTCAGCTCCCTCTGCTGATGTGCCCGCACTCCCTGAGCTTATTGCACTCTCTGCCACATAAACTGCAGGCTGGAGAACATGGTGTTTGTTAAATCAATTGATACAATACGCTATCAACAGATGGGAGAAGCAACTCAAAGATTCGAATTAGTTTATGCtctagaaagaagaaaaaaaaaaaatgtcacaaCAATGTGTTGCAATATATAAGTCTCCATCCATGATTAGTTATTTATTGCTTGCCATGACAATGGTTTTGTGTATAAATTCAGCGAGATCACATTACTTTTTCTGCCTCGTGTGAAAACATCATAAAAGAGCATGAACTGATCTTCTTTTTTGACAAAGCAGTTTTATAAGATATATGGTTAACAGGACAATTTGCATTTCTATTAAGAAAGAACTAATGACCTCAAGGTACAGGGTCTGTTACTCTATTACTTGGTCGCGGAAATTAAAGACTCATGATAATTTCAAGGCTTGTGAACCAAAATTCAGTGAAAGATTAGTTAGAGTCTACTCCGAAACTAAAGAACCAACCAACTCTGAAGGGCTTCATATCGTATCTCCTGATTTACCATCCAGGACTAGTTGTGATATTTGGGACAAAATTTCCATAACTAGTAAAGGCATATGGTAAAGATTATGAACCTAATTGTCCTGTGAAATCAACAATTCTGAAGGACTTTCAAGATCTATGTTAccccaaaaaaattcataaaattgtGGAAGCCATGGTGGAGTAGATGGCAAACTAAACACGAACCTCAACTGAGTATATATTTGTTTGTCCAGCAGTATCTTTCTCAACATAACCAGTCCAACCCCGTTTCCGAGGTGGGTATGTCCCAACGACCTTTGTTCTCTCCTCAGCCAACCATTCCATGCTGACCTTTCCAACCTGCAAATCTCGTAGAAGTCATTTTTCAGCTACATTGCATTCGAGCAACCTTAcaatatattatttctgatttcatataattcttaaaaatataaCCACTTCTAACAAAGCAGAACATCTAAGCAGTTCCTATTACTGAGAACATGCAACTTTAAAAGATGTGTAGCATTGATAGGGAATTAAACAGAAATTGAAAAAAGGACATTTGGTTTAAGCAGCAAAAAGAGACTGATAATCTAGTACATGACAATGTAGTAAATCAATGAAAGTGAAAACTGCTTACAACTCATCTCTTCTAACACTTTGGCagcaatcaaaagaagagaatatAACATCAATCAGTTAGGAAGATGAAAAAATGTGACATGAATGCTCAGAAGCAACATTTTTTTAGAAATACCATAATTGTGCAATGAATTTTGCTGTCGATTTGGAACAAAGATGTCTTATAGTGTCAACCACCAGGCACAATCTGTATTCCAGCTCTACAGTTTCAAGCAGTGCTTTTTTTGTCTTATAATAGCACCCTCTGTTGAAATAATTATTTGTATCAACTATAAAGAGTCAGCAACATCAACATGTATCGGCAATCAAATTATGAAAACTACAAAGAAAAGGGCAGTAGCTGTCTCTTGCAATTTGAAGGGCTGAGGTTAATATGACAGTCCGAATGTTCCAGTTTTGAAGCATAGACATTTGCAAAGTGTTGGGTTCGAGAAGCAGTGGAAACAAGCAATTATTCCTAATAACATGGGACAGGAAATTCATAATTCATAACttgtataattaattttctttctttttttaagaaCAGAGGAGTGAAAATCATAAGGATGTTTATGATCAGATCAACTTGAATCTCAGTATATATTACTCTAGATGTAATTCAACCAACAAGTATTTAAAGACATTGATGTTGTATATGGCGACAATGGATATCCGAGAAGACAATACCACAATATCAACTACCCCTCCAAACATTTTTGTAAAAAAAGATCCACCTATCATGTAAAAAAGTTATTTCTGTAACACGATATCTAAATGTATAACCACATGCTTTTAGCCTCTTCACAACATCTGAGAAACTAAAAGAAGAGAGGACCAGAATAGCACGTGATTTGAAGGAAACATAATAGACGAACCCATCCAAATAAAACCAAGCATAAAGTATCTAAATTCAGTCAGACCAAATCAAACAATGAGTTAGAATTGACACAAAATTGACCATGTTAAAATAAAGCCTAAAACTCACCAAcgtcttattaaaaaattaaaaacttctGAAGAAACTGCAAGGATGCACCGTGGAAAAAAGCATATTTTTGTTTAGAAGACTTGTATTTAAATCCTATCTGACAATAACATCAAAATAAACAAATTAAGATGGCAAATTTCAAGTCAAGCAACATGacatgagttcatataaagcaTTCTAAGAAaccccaatttttttcttttctccgaATGAAAAGGAAAGAACCAGAAGAATGATTAGATGAGTTCAAGTAAGAAAGAATTAAAGCAAGAGAAGAGTATAGACCTCCTTATCCGGAGCACACTCTTCGGCATTGCAGTCAGATTCTTCTGTGGAAGCGTTCACGGTGAAGAGCCTCGTGTTCCATTGGACAATCCTTTGGGGCTTTCTTAGAATCCTCTTGGAGGGAAACACGCAGGTGTTGGCAGATATTAAGGACTGGGAGCTGCAGGCCATTGGAGACCTTTTTCTTTTCAGAAGATTGGTGACCCGGTGATTTTGAGAACACAAGcagaatatgaaaaaaaaaaaaaaaaaaatctttggggGGCGTGGGTGGGGTCAAGGAGGAGAAGATGGTCGAACAGAGAAATCTCAAGGCCACGTTTTGGATGGAAGTTTGAAGGAGCAGAAAGATCTCGGTTGggaaatgcttttttttttttttttgagtggatTTAGCGTCGGCCACGTGTTACTACGGTCcatggaaggagaaattattgcatgcaccaggtgcaagtgaaCCGGGGCAAACCgcggagcatatgcacggtggatagcgcgcaatcgggaattggtgaCATAGAAAGGgtagcgtggcgtgttatccTCAGGTGCACGCAACACGGTGGCCCATGGAAGACCACAAATGGGCCAACGCCGAGCAAGCTGGAAATGCGCAAATGGCCGGTTAGTCCATAATCCACATCATGTCAAGTTTTCGGTTCCCAATGAAGATGTGTGGTGGTGATAGGCAAACCATCACAGCTGCCAGACGACCTTGCTTGGGAAGTCGTGAGAGAGACCTTTTGGCACCGGACGTCGAACTGCTTGTTCTCTTGCCCACTGCTCTACGGGATTTTAATTCCTAATGAGTAATGGGATTGGAGTTTGGATTTAGGATTGAATGAGAGAAGGCTATCTCCACGTTGGTCTACTATGTTTATGGTATGGCAATTATTAAGCGGAATATCCTTCGGTACAATAGGTATCGAGTAATATGCATATGGTCTGATTAGGAGCGACCACTCTAATTCATTGATGGACGAGGATGAATCCTGACTCGAGATTAGAGTCACCTTTTAAGACTTGAGTTGTGTGCGAccgtatgatttttaaaattaattttttatatatatatatcttctcaaatatttaaatttatataaatattttttttaaaattaatatatatatatatatatatatatatatatatatatatatatatatatatcttcataaaatataattttttgcatatatatctatattatctaacaccgttaaaaattaatgatttaaaattaaaatgactaaaatatccttatgaatagatatgcaaaaaaaaaatttataaggatatatatgtaaataataattttacgaggatattcatgtaaatttaaatatttacaagGATACACAAAAAAAAACTCTTGACATAAATATATCTCTTTTGGTTTGTTAATTCTTTCCTTATTCTAATAGAGAAAATTAATATATACAactaaaatcataaatttatttaatttattaatttatatagataaaataatctatttatcaaatgatagatcaaaattattttatctaaaaaaagatAAATCATAATAATCCATGTTTcctctaatgtataataatatgcttctaaaaaaattatctaaacctGATATTAGATGGATAGCTTATATATTTGCATAGAATGGACATAGTTGTGGATTTAgacattatataataataaaaatttataatcttattatattttatcttaaagttttttatcaaaaatatttttgtgaagtGTATAAAGTTTATCATATTGTTATAAGATGGACATAATCGTCCcatcttgcataaaaataaaataaaatataatattttaatatataaaatattatataatatcatcatcgtATTGTTATATTATGCAATATATTACACATTATAGAATAAGAGAACCTAAATCCATCCAAacgaaatagataaaaattaaattagaattttttgtgtGTATctttctaaacattcaaatttgcatgaatactCTAATGAAAttgctatttatatatatacccttataatttttttttcatatttattaataaaaatattttagtcatttaaattttaaaccattcATTTTTTAATGGTGTTAAATGATGTTCatacatatgcaaaaaaaataagaaaaaaaaatatacatgcaaaataagtatttcataaggatatacatataaattatcaattttaaaaaaatatttacataaatttgaatatttaaaaagATATACAAGCAAAAAAAACTCAAGTTAAAATGAATATTAAAGGATTGAGTagctttataattattttttgtatgtaATTTGCGGGCCTAAAAAAACCTAACTATAATACCgtcgagaaattctttgtgcaccgcccgCAGTGTAGAAAATCTAATGTGGAGTATACCGCTTCATCCTATTGAATACtgcttttcaatacatatttaatatccacagttctacttttttttatttaaaattttgaatgacgaacaTACCTctctattttgataaaattatgacatcgaaaacaaaaattatgatattctagattaaaattatgacaggatgtcataatttgaatccagaatatcataatttttctttagatgttataattttatcaaaatagagagatattttgttatttaaaatttcaaaaaaatgataattttattgaaCAAAAACATCTCTTTGTTGTGACAAAATTATAATATCccaaataaaaattatgacattctacgtCAAAATTATAATATCGTATCACGAaacaatatcataattttcaccttgaatgttataattttgtcgaaatagaaaaatattttcatcattttaaatttcaaatgaaaaaataaaactgtggATATTAAATAGATATTAAACGCACGTTGAAAAATAATGATCATGTGGTCTAATAGAATAAAATGATACA from Elaeis guineensis isolate ETL-2024a chromosome 9, EG11, whole genome shotgun sequence includes these protein-coding regions:
- the LOC105051717 gene encoding protein MAINTENANCE OF PSII UNDER HIGH LIGHT 1 gives rise to the protein MACSSQSLISANTCVFPSKRILRKPQRIVQWNTRLFTVNASTEESDCNAEECAPDKEVGKVSMEWLAEERTKVVGTYPPRKRGWTGYVEKDTAGQTNIYSVEPAVYVAESAISSGSAGTSAEGAENTVAITAGVALLSIAAASSILLLVGKNQPQVQSIDYSGPPLSYYINKFKPVNIVEASVPPESQTSPNLEATVPPESSSYSTIEASVPPEPQVPSGMQS